The following proteins come from a genomic window of Lolium rigidum isolate FL_2022 chromosome 5, APGP_CSIRO_Lrig_0.1, whole genome shotgun sequence:
- the LOC124657637 gene encoding beta-amylase 2, chloroplastic-like, with translation MWMYNSEDGYMSICKEDQNYICYLLLVLFLVPPAIVFLLISRIVKNEGSVNVPDVMYNLDGYMEPVGWLAAARPYPGACKYAQEELAHHLSLCCGNGRLCCREEGRSKLARMGVPSWPSVVLAIREEEEEDSEEEDEEDDYLLAAACEAGPEEQHPPGRRGGRRGREEKERTKVRERRRRAVTGRILAGLRRHGNYRLRVRADINEVVAALAREAGWVVLPDGTTFPSSHSQVPVNPMLTPPHPPVLPRIPQTMLAAAAPPIPVSSSAAPVRVAVVSPLAARPISRRAGYAFLAPPRAVPAEGAASPLLAVPVPRDEAEDDDNAIAMDGTGLATCPAPAVAPPRPPERDFAGTPYVPVYVMLPLNVVSLEGEVVDADELVGQLRVLKAAGVDGVMVDCWWGNVEAQRPHHYNWTGYRRLFHIIRELKLKLQVVMSFHECGGNVGDDVSIPLPDWVREIGKSNPDIYFTDREGRRNTECLSWGIDKERVLQGRTAVEVYFDFMRSFRVEFDDYFEDGIISEIEVGLGACGELRYPSYAANHGWKYPGIGEFQCYDRYLQKNLRRAAEARGHTIWARSPDNAGHYNSEPNNTGFFCDGGDYDSYYGRFFLNWYSQVLLDHADRVLMLARLAFEGSAIAVKVSGIHWWYKTASHAAELTAGFYNPCNRDGYAPIAQVLKKHGAALNFTCVELRTMDQHEVFPEALADPEGLVWQVLNAAWDAGIQVASENALPCYDRDGYNKTLENAKPRNDPDGRHLFGFTYLRLCSVLFERPNFMEFERFVKRMHGEAVLDLQA, from the exons ATGTGGATGTATAACTCAGAAGATGGATATATGTCTATTTGCAAAGAAGATCAGAATTACATATGCTACTTGTTGCTTGTACTGTTCCTAGTTCCACCAGCAATTGTTTTTCTTCTTATTAGCAG AATCGTGAAGAATGAAGGATCAGTGAATGTTCCTGATGTGATGTATAACTTAGATGGATAT ATGGAACCAGTTGGCTGGCTGGCTGCTGCTCGTCCTTATCCTGGTGCTTGCAAATACGCCCAAGAGGAGCTTGCTCATCATCTATCTTTGTGCTGTGGCAATGGAAGATTGTGCTGCCGCGAGGAAGGAAGAAGCAAATTAGCTCGCATGGGCGTGCCATCCTGGCCGTCCGTCGTCCTCGCCATACGT gaggaggaggaggaggactctgaagaagaagatgaagaggacgacTACTTGCTGGCTGCCGCCTGCGAGGCTGGGCCAGAGGAGCAGCATCCGCCGGGCCGGCGTGGCGGGCGGAGGGGGCGGGAGGAGAAGGAGCGGACCAAGGTGCGTGAGCGTCGTCGTCGCGCGGTGACGGGGCGGATCCTGGCGGGGCTGCGGCGTCACGGCAACTACAGGCTCCGCGTGCGCGCCGACATCAacgaggtggtggcggcgctggcgAGGGAGGCCGGCTGGGTCGTCCTCCCCGACGGCACCACTTTCCCATCCTCCCACTCCCAGGTACCAGTCA ATCCCATGCtaactcctcctcatcctcccgtGCTGCCCCGCATCCCGCAGAcgatgctcgccgccgccgcgccgccgatccCCGTCTCGTCCTCCGCCGCGCCCGTACGCGTCGCCGTCGTCTCCCCGCTCGCCGCGCGCCCCATCTCGCGCCGCGCCGGGTACGCCTTCCTCGCGCCCCCGCGCGCCGTGCCAGCAGAGGGCGCAGCGTCGCCGCTGCTCGCCGTGCCCGTCCCCAGAGACGAAGCAGAAGACGACGACAACGCCATCGCCATGGACGGGACCGGCCTCGCCACGTGCCCTGCGCCGgccgtggcgccgccgcgcccccccGAGCGGGACTTCGCCGGAACGCCCTACGTGCCCGTATACGTCATGCTCCCG CTGAACGTGGTGAGCCTGGAGGGCGAGGTGGTGGACGCGGACGAGCTGGTGGGGCAGCTGCGGGTGCTCAAGGCAGCGGGGGTGGACGGGGTCATGGTCGACTGCTGGTGGGGGAACGTCGAGGCGCAAAGGCCGCACCACTACAACTGGACAGGATACAGGAGACTCTTCCACATCATCAGGGAGCTCAAGCTAAAGCTGCAG GTGGTCATGTCCTTCCACGAGTGCGGAGGCAACGTCGGGGACGACGTGTCCATCCCTCTCCCGGACTGGGTGAGAGAGATCGGGAAGAGCAATCCGGATATCTACTTCACCGACAGGGAAGGCAGGCGCAACACTGAGTGCCTTTCGTGGGGCATCGACAAAGAAAGAGTTCTGCAGGGCAGAACGGCAGTGGAG GTCTACTTTGACTTCATGAGAAGCTTCCGAGTTGAATTCGATGACTATTTTGAGGATGGGATCATCTCGGAAATCGAGGTTGGGCTAGGGGCTTGTGGAGAGTTACGCTATCCGTCCTACGCAGCAAACCATGGCTGGAAATACCCTGGCATTGGAGAATTTCAG TGCTATGACAGGTACTTGCAGAAAAATCTTAGGAGGGCTGCAGAAGCACGGGGACACACCATATGGGCAAGATCACCAGACAACGCAGGCCATTATAATTCTGAACCAAACAATACTGGTTTTTTCTGTGATGGAGGGGATTATGATAGCTATTATGGCCGCTTTTTCCTCAACTGGTACTCCCAGGTGTTGCTGGATCATGCAGACCGCGTACTAATGCTAGCCAGGTTGGCTTTTGAAGGTTCAGCTATTGCTGTCAAG GTATCAGGCATACACTGGTGGTACAAAACTGCTAGTCATGCTGCTGAGCTGACTGCTGGGTTTTATAACCCATGTAACCGTGATGGCTATGCTCCAATTGCTCAAGTGTTGAAAAAACATGGTGcagctctgaacttcacatgcgtTGAATTGCGCACTATGGATCAACATGAGGTATTCCCTGAGGCCTTAGCAGATCCAGAAGGCCTGGTATGGCAG GTGCTAAATGCAGCCTGGGATGCTGGGATACAAGTGGCTAGTGAGAATGCTCTGCCTTGCTACGACAGAGATGGCTACAACAAAACTTTGGAGAATGCCAAGCCACGGAACGATCCAGATGGACGTCATCTGTTTGGATTCACCTACCTTAGGCTGTGCAGCGTCCTCTTTGAGAGACCCAATTTTATGGAGTTCGAGCGTTTCGTTAAGAGGATGCACG GTGAAGCAGTTCTCGACTTGCAGGCGTAG
- the LOC124651122 gene encoding uncharacterized protein LOC124651122, whose translation MSLACGLPLLECVYCLGCARWAVKRCLHTGDRDSATWGHAAAADFAPVPRMCRIIMANYDDPSSPTPTPTPTPPLLSPTVDPANIVRRRTYAHTRGRVTPYLVYLDHAHADIVLALRGLNLGRESDYALLLDNRLGKRRFDGGYVHNGLLRAAGWVLDKECDLLRDLLHRYPDYTLTFTGHSLGAGVAAMLTMVVVLNLDKLGVCRSRTRCYAVAPARCMSLNLAVRYADVINSVVLQDDFLPRTATPLEDIFKSILCLPCLLCLRCLKDTCIPEDALLKDPRRLYAPGRIYHIVERKSFRCGRYPPVVKTAVPVDGRFEHVVLSCNATMDHAIIWIEREGQKALDLMLEKENAMSVPSDQQMERDETVQREHVEEHKAALRRAATLSVSGIASAYGTFGGTWPERSESFPLSGSKQPRVSWDDLIEQVFEKDEDGQIVLRSSSPSS comes from the exons ATGTCGCTCGCGTGCGGGCTGCCGCTGCTGGAGTGCGTCTACTGCCTGGGCTGCGCGCGCTGGGCGGTCAAGCGCTGCCTCCACACCGGTGACCGCGACAGCGCCACCTGGggccatgccgccgccgccgacttcGCCCCCGTCCCCCGCATGTGCCGCATCATCATGGCCAACTACGACGACCCTTCCTCCCCGACCCCGACCCCGACCCCGACCCCGCCCCTCCTCTCCCCTACCGTCGACCCGGCCAACATCGTCCGCCGCCGCACCTACGCCCACACGCGCGGCCGGGTCACgccctacctcgtctacctcgaCCACGCGCACGCCGACATCGTGCTCGCGCTCCGGGGCCTCAACCTCGGCCGCGAGTCTGACTACGCGCTGCTCCTAGACAACCGCCTAGGCAAGCGACGCTTCGACGGCGGCTACGTCCACAACGGCCTACTCCGCGCCGCAGGCTGGGTGCTCGACAAGGAGTGCGACCTGCTACGGGACCTCCTCCACCGCTACCCCGACTACACGCTCACCTTCACGGGACACTCCCTAGGCGCAGGGGTCGCCGCCATGCTCACCATGGTCGTCGTCCTCAACCTAGACAAGCTAGGGGTATGCCGCTCAAGGACCAGGTGCTATGCCGTGGCCCCAGCCAGGTGTATGTCGCTCAACCTTGCAGTCAGATACGCAGACGTCATCAACTCCGTCGTCCTACAG GATGATTTCTTGCCTCGGACTGCTACTCCTTTAGAAGATATTTTCAAGTCTATTCTCTG TCTGCCATGTCTCCTATGTTTGAGATGTTTGAAGGATACATGCATACCTGAAGATGCTCTGTTGAAAGATCCAAGGAGGCTCTATGCACCAGGTCGGATATATCACATTGTGGAAAGGAAAAGTTTCAG GTGTGGGAGATATCCACCGGTGGTCAAAACAGCTGTGCCGGTGGATGGTCGATTTGAGCATGTAGTTCTTTCCTGCAACGCCACGATGGATCATGCCATTATTTGGATCGAGCGGGAAGGCCAGAAAGCTTTGGAT CTGATGCTGGAGAAGGAGAACGCGATGTCAGTGCCATCGGACCAGCAAATGGAGCGGGACGAGACGGTGCAGCGGGAACATGTGGAGGAGCATAAGGCGGCGCTGCGCAGGGCTGCCACACTGTCGGTGTCAGGGATCGCCTCGGCGTACGGTACATTTGGTGGTACATGGCCTGAGAGGAGTGAGAGCTTCCCACTATCAGGCTCGAAGCAGCCGCGGGTGAGCTGGGACGACCTCATAGAGCAGGTGTTCGAAAAAGATGAGGATGGCCAGATTGTGCTGCGTagctcctctccctcttcctga
- the LOC124657638 gene encoding uncharacterized protein LOC124657638, whose product MTEAEVEELPKTIVRRLVKDKLAQIAGAGADGEGGAEVIVNKDAMAAFSESARIFIHYLSATANDMCKDAKRQTINAEDVFKALDEIDFPEFVEPSGLPWKSLVLFGLICRNNSVFSGLFVFICPSVGTNQVQNQNAARKPATAKKQTEKKRKLDNEPAPQDEQNGAADEANPNADED is encoded by the exons ATgacggaggcggaggtggaggagctccCCAAGACCATCGTGCGGCGGCTGGTCAAGGACAAGCTCGCCCagatcgccggcgccggcgccgacggcGAAGGAGGGGCGGAGGTCATCGTCAACAAGGACGCCATGGCCGCCTTCTCCGAGAGCGCCCGCATCTTCATCCACTACCTCTCCGCCAC TGCCAACGATATGTGCAAGGACGCAAAGAGGCAGACAATCAATGCCGAGGATGTGTTCAAGGCGCTCGATGAGATTGACTTCCCAGAGTTCGTAGAGCCCTCAGGACTTCCTTGGAAG TCTCTGGTTTTATTTGGACTTATCTGTAGGAATAATTCAGTTTTCTCGGGTTTATTCGTGTTTATCTGTCCATCTGTAGGAACAAATCA AGTTCAGAACCAAAACGCTGCCCGGAAGCCAGCAACGGCCAAAAAGCAAACTGAGAAGAAAAGGAAATTGGATAATGAGCCAGCTCCTCAAGATGAGCAAAACGGTGCAGCTGATGAAGCCAACCCCAACGCCGATGAGGATTAG